TAAATCCTTATTATTTCATTCCATATTTTTATGGCTTTTGAATCAATAAAAATGAGAACTGTTATATacataaatagattatataaattaaattcataaattgatatagttttataaaattcgttaagtctattttataataaaagtaattttataatctgacataacatatcaatcacatcaatttataaattcacttttatataatttttttatagttaaagtattttttaatataaatatatgggataaactccaaaatatttgatttgatttacatttttatataaaaatacattttttaaaagaaaatatttatataattatatttaataaatatgaaaaaatataattataagtataattgtacactaatctgtatattaatgtgatgtgattggtcaaaaagtaaattttattaaaaataatgttaatttaaattttaaatataaataaattaatattaatatacagattaatacgcgattgtaattatatataataaaactcaataaataatatgatatgtATAGAATTTAGACCGAACTCACCTATtcttagaaaaaagaaagaaaaaaacgaCCCCAAAGGATACAACGTTGAGTTGATACTTGAAAAGATCTTTGGGACCAAATCCTTTTCAATCTCAACTATTCCTTTCACTCGCAGTTTTCTCTCCTTCGTTGGCGCCCCGACACGACGTCTTTCTTTCCATCTTTATTTGTCCCCCGCCCCTCAAAAACGCCACGACCAAACCACCATCGAGAAAATGAACCTGCAGTTCACCGGAAAGCCACCGGCGGTGGTGGACATCGAGCAGATGCCAGAGACACCCCACCGAGGGTCTTACCACCGCCGGGCCCACTCCGACACCTCTTTCCGCTTCCCCAACTTGGACGATCTCCTCCTCTTCGACCCCACCGACCTCGACCTCGACCTCTCCTCTTTCCCTTCCCCTTCCCCCACGGCAAGTGGCGCTGCTATGGCCGTAGATTCATCCGACGAGTCTGGCAACCCCAACCAGTCCAACGCCACCGCCAAGCCCACCGTCGGACAGATGGGTCACCACTTCCGTAGCCTGTCCGTTGACTCCGACTTCTTCGATGACCTGGGCCTCGGTGGTGGAAAGGAGGCTGTGGGGGAGAAGAGGGTGCACCATCATAGGCACAGCAACTCTATGGACGGCTCGTCGACGGCGTCGTTCGACGCTGACTCTGGCATGGAGATTATGGACGGTATGAAGAAGTCCCTGGGTCCTGATAGACTGGCGGAGCTTGCTTTAATTGATCCCAAAAGAGCTAAAAGGTAGGGCCTTCTCGCTTTCTAGTTGAATCCTCCATggataactttttcttttttttcttttttggtgtgTGGTGTTTTATTAGTTAGAATTACATGACTTTCTGAGTTTTTTCCGTTTAGTTTGCTTCAAAGTTCTGgttttattttgagaatatcTTTAAACCGGTGCCTCTATCAACTCTATTTATCGGAGTCCAATAACTAAATGACACGTAAGGGCTGTAATTTCAGATCTAAGAACCGCGCTACAGAGGATCACAGGGAAAGGGAGGCCTTTCAGaactctctccccccccccccccccccctctctctctccccttcctcTCTCCTTCCCTCTAAGGAAATCATCCCTAAGCCAGGAACGCTTCTTTACGGCTTCCGTCTTTCTCCTTCCCCCTCCTTCACAAAAacttctctctgtctctcattCACGATCACCACGCTTCATTTATAAGAGCAAACTCAAGAGGATGTGTTCGTAATGTCAAAGCACCAAacttgaaaagaaaacatcacCCATTTCTATCCTAATGAAACACTCAGCAGCAGAAACAAAAAATTGTCTTAACTCAGTCGTTGCATCATTtctccaacaaacaaaaagtgATCCCACCAGACCTCAGGCGTCAATTGATCAAGGGGCAACCACGATCAACGCCTTCAAATCGCCGAAGTTGATGACAATTCCGGGCCCCAAGCATTGCTCAGCAGCACTACCCAACTCCTTAAACTTCAATCCCAACTTGTCCTCGCTCCCACCTCCATTAACAAACTCGGAAATATCATTCTCTGCGCTGCTTACACTCAACCCAGCTAGCTCAGCTGGCAAAGAACTCCCTTTACCTTTGTTTATATACTCGATGAAGCTCCGAAGGGCGTCGATAGCGCAAGTTCCAACTAGCAACAGGTTTCTCCCAGTCTTTTTGAGTAAAACTTGAGCGATTCTTCTGGAATTCTCGTCCCCAGAAACCTCCAAGCTGAAACTACGTTGTACCGGGTCCGAATCCATCAGGTTACAGAGGAAAACTGGCAGGAACCGGGTCCTTGGGTTTCGGCTTGcaggagagggaggaggagacggcgaaagagagagagcagagtTCGGCGAAGGAGAGAAATGCAGAGCGAATTCGAGCAGGAGAGAGAGCAGAGTTCTGCGAAGGAGAGAAGGGGGCTTCAATTCAATGATGAAAAGCTGATCCCCTGTTATGCGGCCAGTACCAATTTTTTATGTGCCCGTTACGTGTCAGCTCACAATTGGTTTCCGATAAACACAAGTTATAGGTGCCACCAGCCCGAAGAgcctctcttttatttttctctgagcgttatcttctttttattaatctttatgttccctttttattttttatttttttggattgaaACGAGTGGTGGGTAGAGGTTAACTGTAGCTGGGGAAGAAAATTTCTCacgtttttaattcttttatttttttcacgcTAATTGTACTTTGTGAGTGTACTTTCTTCTGGCCTGGGTTTATTATATGCCATGTTTTCGGGATTTATGTTCTGCACATGTTCTTTATTTGTGGATGCGTAGGAGACGGTTACTCCCTTGTGTATCTCGGGTGTCAATTTCAGTGACATTTAGCTTAGATTTTGGTGATTCAGTAGTTCTCACCAAAGTTCGAACTTGATGAAATGTGTTtgtttcattttgaattttagGATCCTAGCTAATAGGCAATCTGCTGCACGTTCAAAGGAACGGAAGATACGCTATACAGGTGAGCTGGAGAGGAAGGTGCAGACACTTCAGTCGGAAGCAACCACCCTTTCAGCACAGGTCACTTTGCTACAGGTACAATCTTTGCACTCGTAGCTAAAGGATATATGGCTCGAGAGAGATTTTAAGCTGTTGGCATACAGTGTAACCAACTGGCTAACTATTTCTTTCATAGAttatattgtgaaatttaggcttacactccaaaatgactagtcaaggTTACAATTGGAATCCCTGAAGAGTCATTATAAAGGGTAGTAACTTCTTCCTCCTAGGCAATGTGAGATCTCAGTCACCAACTTCCTATACTCAGTGCAGAGTGTTACAACCCTACACTAAAATCCCCAACAAGCTCATTAAGTCATTCTGTTGTTGGTTGTACAACTTAAGTTTCACTCTTTTGGATGAagttgattataatatcatttgtAATAATCAAAGGAAAACCCAAGTGACATTTGAACATATattccaaaatgactagtcaggGTTAGTATTGGAGCCCCGTAGAATTATTATAAAGCTCAATGTGGAATCTCATTCACCACTCTCCTATATTCTATCCAGAGTATTATAATCTCCTCCTTCGATCTCTGACATCCTCGccaggccttttttttttaaatatatatttttataattaataagaaactttattcccaagaataggcaaagcccaagtgcACGTgatgtatacaaaggaaatgGCTACATCtctctaaaaacaaaagaaaagctaaTACAAATTCAGAAAGTTAACATCAGCCATTACAAAAGTTTTAGCCCACAAACACaaagtactaaagaaaaaaatccctaagttctcccatcaaaCATTCTTTGTCTCCAAAGCATCTCACATTCCTTTCAAGCCAAAGACACCACATCAGACATGAAGGAATCATCTTCTATATATCAGCTACATTCTTTCTTCCCTTTAATCCATACCAACCTGCAAGTAGATCCACCGCAtccttaggcatcacccaaagTATACCTGCCTGTTTAAAAACCTCATTCCACAAAGACATGGCCAGTTCAcagtgaagaaaaagatgatttACAGATTCTCTATCCTTCTTGCACATGACACGCACTCATCTATGCACTTACCTTTTCCTAAGATTATCGGTGGTCAAAACTTTTCCAAGAGATACCACCCAACTGAAAAAAGCCACCTTGGTAGGTACCTTCactccaaatatttttccagGAAACGCAGCTCCTATGACAGGTTAAAATAATGTTTTAAGTGGTACAACTCAAATATCACACTTTTGGTTGGGATTGGTTCTGAAATAATCTGTGGCCATCCAAGGAAAGCTCTAGTCACATCTAAAATTCTACTCCAAAATGAACCCTGAGGGTAGCCCAATTGGTTAGGCCTTGAGTTTGCTCTCCAATGGTTACTAGTTCGAGTCTCCTCAGGACCACTGGAGGTTTACCTGAccgttaacttcagggcccCGTGGGATTAGTCAAGGTGTGCGTAAACTGGCCCGGACACCCAaggatatcaaaaaaaaaaaaaaaattctactccaAAATGATTAGcctggttttttatttttttttttatttttatgaataataaaaattttattatgacAAGGCAAaaccaagtacacaggaagtatacaaatgcTGAACCTAGTTACTGGTCAGGaactagaaaaagaaacaagaaaatcatggacattATTTCCATTAAAAACAATAGCTGAAGCCCactgaaataatatattaaagaaaaaacatctAAGTTCGTCCACTGAGCGTTCCTTATAGTCAAAGCATCGACCATTCCTCTAAGTTTATAGTTGGAGGTCCTTAAAATCAATTGAAAGGACAAGAACTTCTTCTTCTCAACCAAGGTGAGATTTCATTCACCATCGTTTTGTATTCAATTCGGATATTACGATCGTTTGTAGCGACTCAAAGAAAGCTCAATCAACATTCGAGCCTATATGCCAAAAGGACTCGTCAAAGTTACAAATGGAGTCAATTGGATTAATTATAAAAGGTAAGAACTTCTCACTTCCAGGCACTATGGGATCCCATTAACCATCCATTTAAATTCAATCTGAGGTATTAGAATCTCCTACCTTAAATCCTTAACATTCTCGTCATACCATATAATTGTAGGTGGCAAGCTCAAGTCTCACATTTCTAGGTGGGATTGACTCTAGTACTAGGGTACTGGCCGAAGTAAAGGCCAAGCTACACTTGaacttatactccaaaaggattaGTCAAGGCTATGATTGGAGCTTCTtataatcattataaagggCAAGAACTTCTCTCTCGTAGACAATGTGGGATTCCATTCACCACCCTCTCCTATGGTCAATAGGAGGTATTCCATAATGTATGGTGGCATGTGCATCTTTTCCTAAGCAATGCGGTTGCATGAGCCAGCTTTTAGGTGATCAGGACTTATATTTCTACTTTTATGTATTtcatacaattcaaaagttgAATAAGTGGCAATCAATATATATTCTACGAGCCAACTTTCAAATAATCAGGACTTTTATTTCTACTTTTTATGTACTTTAAGACAATTTCTTAATAATTTCTTTGGGTAATCTTTGTCGTTGACACTTGTATCACTTTCCTGATATACAACCTCGCAATAAGTTTTGAAAATAGGTGTACATTGTTCGAGTGCGAACCTTAGGTTAACAGAGGCTCGGGAAGGTACCATAGGCAGCATCAAGTTTTACCTCATATGGAGTAATTATGAGTATCTTTCATCGGTTGTACTGATATTGGTGGGGAAGcttcaattaaaaaaacttGATATTGGTGGGGAAACTTAATTACTTACCCATAAAAGATATTATACTATGTTGTAGCCAACCTCTGTTGGATCTCACTTTTGCcctgtctctttttttttttttaaaagtgactgATTTTATGCAAAAGGGATTAATAGATAGAACAAATGTTGGTGAACGTTGGAAACAGTTTGTGGGGAGAGATCAGTGATAGTTGTTGAAGAGTAGGAGGTGTTTGGCATTCTCGTTAATAAACATTGGGTGAAAATGATGTGTTGTTGCATTCTTATAGCCTGTAAATCTTGTTAGAAATCTTGTCAGTTTCATGGAGTGACAAGTTGATTGTTACAACCTCTGAAATTTGGTGGAAGTCGAAATGTTACTTTTGGGTGGATATCAGTGTTATTGGTATCTTATTATTAACAATCCTGACTTGAAAAGGTAAAAGATTGGTGGAAGTCAAAATGTTACTTTTCAGTGGAGGTCAGGTAGAGGTTGTATCTGGTATCTTGTTATTAATAATCTTGACCTGAAAAACTATTTGACTCAATTTGGTGTATTTTTATGTCCTCGAATCTagatttttacttatcaaaagatGTGTCTAGACTTTTAGTTAGCCCCCTTTTTTTAGTCACCTATATTGCATCTAGAGTTGTCGATGCAGCTCCAAAATCAAAGATTTAACCAAACCTCATGCACATTAGATGTCTTACAAGTAGACTTTCCGATATAATTcacattatttttgttatgcgcTTAAAGGATGCTTGATAATGATGGGGTACTTGAATCGCTACACATCTCAACAAGCACCAGTAGCTCAAAAGGAATAGAATTAAGGAAGACACATATATGCATGTGAAATAGGAGTTTGGTCAGATAACTCAACATGTACATGCATGGTTATCTATTTGCATGGAGCCTTGGAAAGCTGAGCCACTTTGTAGATTAGGAGTCTGTTAGAAATAGTTCATATTTTCTAAACAGCAGTAGCTCTATTTTAAGTTATCTTCGAATggttacctatcaaaaaaaaaaggttatctTAGAATGGTTATTATTATCTTGGTGACTgatcaaaaaattattattatcttgGTGCAGTTTTCTTGGAGTATTGAGTCTGGTTTTATTATGGTTGTAAACTGAATTTAAGCAGTCTTGgtttgttaataaaattatGCTTTAAAGAAGCATATATGGATGGTTCTGTGGAGCATAATTCCAATCTATTTAATGTGTTGCatatggagagagagaacattGAGCAGTAGGAGGGCAATGGAGAAACtcaaagctttcttttttagttcaCTATAGCATTGGATGGCTGCCCAATTATGTGATTCTCCAGGTTTAGCTTTCAGAAATTTCTTCATCTCTTTAATTTATCTAGTTTTAAGGAATTTCTAGGTTCCTTTAGTAACCTAGCTTTGTTGCCATAAACATCAAAGTAGTTAACCGGAAGAGTTATGGCAGGACAAATGATAGCCTTTCAACAAGTATCAAGTCGGAAGGTAGAAGGTGATTGTCAGAATTCCAACCCACTCCTCTCAGCCCAATATGACATCTAATTTATCTTCTTTGTTTTATTGCAGCTTAGTATACTATACCACAAAGGCTATATTCTATCTATGTATACCAATTTCTTGGTCTGAGTATGCTAGTCACctaatttctatataataaggaaaaaatttcCAAAGGAAATGTTGAAAGCATGAAAACTTCTCTCGTCTGTTTCATGTGTTGCAGAGAGACACTACTGGCTTGACTGCTGAGAATAAAGGGCTCAAATTGCGATTACAAGCTATGGAGCAACAAGCACATCTAAGAGATGGTATGCATTTTGTATATTGTGTTTATGCCACCCTTTGTGCCCTTTTGAAGCTGTAAGGTTTGGTTGATAGATTCCTACACTGAGAGAACTTTTGGGGTGATGAATTTCTGCATTATCTTCTAGCGGGTATTGAGGAATGAATTCAGTTGGGTGAGAAGTTAAAAAGTAGTTATACCTTTTCTGTGGTCTACAGCTCTGAATGAAGCACTGAGGGAAGAAGTACAGCAGCTGAAGATAGCAGCAGGCCAACTTTCGGCCGTCAACGGGAACCCTTACAACAGAGGATTATCCTCTCAATATTCATCCCAGCAGCCAGCCTTACATCACTTTGCTAGCCCTCAGACCCAGCCACACCAACAGCAACAGCAACAGCAACAGCAACAGCTTCACGTGATGCAGTCTTCTTCCAACAACCAGACTCCAAATGGACAGCCTCGCCCTAGCTTCTTGGACTATAACCAGGAGGGCTAGTAACGTCACAGGTTTAGCAGTAAAATGATGTTTATAAAGTAGAGGGTTATTCATCCAAGGTAGCATCTTGtacatgtatgtatatgtatggaTGTGTATAGGTGTGGCAGTTAAAATTTATGAAGGGTGTTTTGCTTGTATTAGTCCCTTGTATCAGTTGCAGACAGGGCTGTTCCACGACTCGTAGGATAGATTAACTTAAAAATATGCTATAGATAAACTCCACCACATGAACTAATGGTTGGATGAACGTTGTTACGTTTTCTTATAGAACAGAACAAGGAGATTCTGGTTTAGAATAATGAAACTTAATAATTGTTATTGTTAGGAATTGGATTGCATTGACTTCCAATTTCTTTGAATTATTTGAGGTTTGAAATCTATAAAGTGgccaatataaataaatagtttGCTTATCAACAAGACCATCGCAATGCGAAGAGGATGCATGGACTATGGACATCGTTGAAGGAAACTAAAACCTTATTCCTTTCAATCTTTTGGCAAGCAGATATGAATGCTTCATTGAAATAGGAAAAGACAGACCCCTCAGGAACTAAGATTCTACTTGAATCAAGCGTTATTACATGTAAAACAGTAGAATAGGACGATCTGAAATAATCAATGACTAACTCACGCGGAGTTCTAAGACAATTCCCGTTTGCTAACACTCACTTGTGCAGAGTACAATGACAACCCTCGCTCCCAATATCCGCTGCAATACAAGGGGGCTTGACTTCTCCATCCTGATACCAGGACAAACGTTTTTCGACCAATTCATTCAAGAAATCATCCAGCTTCTCAATGGTGACATTGGGCATCACCACAACATGTGCAATATTTCCTTGACAAGCTAACTGCCACCTGCGAACAAACTCCTCATCCAAAGGTCGCTCAAACACAACTGTGCTGCTGAGCTCATTCAGCATGGCACTAATCCCTGCAGCATGTAGGCGGCCCTTCAAGTAGTGAGCATTCCTAAGGCATTTCTGGACTTCTTTCTGGAACCCCTTGTAGCCTTTTTTGTTGAGGGTGTACCAGAGAAATATAGGAGCATGACCATTCCTGCTCCCCATTATTGTGGCATCCCTTGAAGCAAGGTACTCAACATTCCTCGACAGGGCATTGATGTGCTCCAGCCTTGTTATCTGGACACCACAAGGCATTGGACATCCAACAAACTTATGGCCTGAAACACTCACACTTCCTATGGGCTTCTTGAAAGTGACTTTCGGTGCCTGTTCAGTGTTCACCAACAAGAATAATGAGCGCAAGGAATGAAATATGAGGATGGGAAATGAATAAAAGGAAATACATGAGCTTTAAACTTTCATTCACTAACAAATCGGAACATGAAAATTCTCTATAATTGTTATCTCTGTGTCCTAAACATGGAGATCAAGCCAGGCTCATCCATGGAATGGATTCATCAAATATATCATTACCACTCACTATATCCACTCCAGTCTTGATATACAAgagaaatttaaagaaaaaaaaaaaaaaaaaccacgaTAACCATATAGGACACTTTAGGTCCGGTTTCTCTCCAGGAGAAAGCAGATTAGCGTCAACGAAAACTATGTGGTATAAATTCAGTGCATTAGTTTGTTTTTGTAGCTGGAGAAAACTAAATCCTTACATACTTCGATCTGGCGCAATTTGATTGATTACACAATATTTAACAACCTAATTGATGAGTAAATTCATTGGGATCACCTCATAAACATTCCAAAATCTCATACGTAGAACCAAATACATGAACAGTGCGTATGCAATAACTTACACGTTTGACAAAAGGCATCATAAGTCCAAACAAAGCTCCATCACAATGAATGTAGAACCGATCATGATTGAATCCATTTTCTTCAAGAGTTTGTATCACAAGATCAAGGTCATCAACAGCTCCTTTGACAGTTGTCCCTGTGATATGAGTGGTTCGTCAATCAATTACACGAGAGTGCATGTGCTTAGacaagcagagagagagagagagagacctataTTGACGTTGATGATGGCCGGTTTGTCTTTATTAGCTAGTAGTTTAACTTTAAAATCTGCACAATCAATCTCACCGGAAACCAGAGTGCCAACCTTCACACACTCCATTCTATACATTCTTGCTGCTTTAAAAACAGAATAATGTGACTCCTGTGACGCATACAAAATCCCATCTGGGAACACTTCCCTCCTGCACATGAGATATATCTAGTTTCACTCCTCAGACAAAAAGAATTTTTAtcatgtaaaagtaaaaaaaaccAGGAAAAAGCTCAACATTACTTACCCAACTAAAATCCCATGAAGATTGCCTTCTGTACCACAATTTGTGATGTATCCCCAATATTCGCTCCTCTCTATTTCCCAAAGACGAGCAAACCAATCCAAAACGCCAACCTCAAATTGCCTTGAATGGACACCATAGTTGCTCTCAATAAAAGGATCGCCaagattgttaatcgagaaatgCTGCAACTGTGCCAGAGCACCATAATCGAAGTCCAGATTGTAAGGATAACCTGCAAGAGATATTACGATTTCAAGTGAGAACCAGGCACGTTTATTGTGGAAAAAATAATACCCCAATATCCTGATCACTGTTGGGGCTTGAATAGGAAGGTGATGCGATAACGACTAAATGTGAAACATTATTCTCCCATTAGTAAGGTTGTCAAAAGGTAAAACTTGTGCTCCTTTATGACCAAACGAACATGGCAGGGGTAGAAGGTGGTGATGAGCAAGAAAACGCCCATTACTGTGGATCGGCTAAGTTGCATGATTTCTCAATTATTTTGCTTATCGGGTGATTGCAGCGAACGCAGCTTCGAGGTTCCTATCCAGGACTACAGAGGTTTCAACTACTCCAAGCCGCCCAATATTCATTACCATATCCTAATGAAACCAATAATAATGGTTCTCATATAATTTTTCCCCTTCTTTTGCAAGGAAAATGAAGGCAGAGAAATTATCCAAGCAATGATGGTATCAATCAGAGGGATCAAATTTTGCTAACGATCACCTAAATGGCATTTGGTCCTTTCGAGGAGGGTCTTTCTGTAACGAGCCAAGACGCTAGCCATGTAGGCATCCTTATCCCCTGTGAACTCGTCGTCCACATCAGGCTCCGTAACGGTCAGGCAAGTGGTGTGCACATTCCGTCCCAGCACGATCTCCCGGTCGTTCGCTTTATCGTTCGATGTCACCACCGGAGGCAACGGTTCGGCCACCACTGCCGTCGGATCGAACTTCTCCAACAGGATCTCCACCTCACCACCGTTCTCTAAGCTCCCATCAACCATAGCTTCCTTCTACACCGAAGCCTCAAATCTAAAATCACCCacaccaaatttttttaaaaaaaaaaaaaaaagaatcaaacgaAAGATCTTCGAAATGAATACGAGATCCAGAGAGACAAGAGACAGGGAGATCAGTACCTGATTGTTAAGACTGCGGATTCGCTCCAAATAGCTACCAGCCAGCGAGCGAGCGAGAGAGCGGAGGAAATGATGGAACTAGGCTGCCATTTAAAGGCGCAAGCCTCTCTCCCCGAAGTTTCCCACACGTGGAATACGTGTCTGCTGATTACCGCCAAAATATCCTACCTATGTCGTATTAAGATAAATCCTCtatattaatattcaaattataaaaataattttaatttaaatagatAGTGTCATGAGATCTAGAGATTAGTCAAAAATTCAGATCTTTTGCAAAAGATCGTCCGAATCGGACAAATTAGGATCACATGGAATCAATTGGAATCTaatgccttttattttttattttttacttaacaaAATGGAGAGGCAGGGGCTCTCCCCTGTCTAATGTCTAATTTTAATCATAGTTACCGTCTCAAAAATAAAGTCGTCATCacagtatttttaaaatatttaattaatttaaaactcatcttataaattaaaagtCAGACGTTATCATTACAAGTGATCTAATTCGAATTCATAATTTTAAAGTTATGTAATATTAATTCGTACCAGTTAGGTTGAATctaatattttgtttgtttgagaatttttttttttaattattagaaacgtgatataataatgttaaaataatGAAGGAAAGATGTTTCACATCACATTAAATTTTTGTGTACAACAATGTTATGTTCACTGACAGTTAGATCTCGATCTGGtactgattattattatttttatttaatgattaaaaaaatatttaaaaatataaaaaatatatatatattcttttcaagATCGAGCTAGTGCTACATTTTCGATAGATGTAGTACTGCTCTTTTGTGTATTTAATGACATTAAAtgtaaaaatacatgaaaaggaTCTtaccatatttattattatttatattaattttttaataatattaaatacttacTAAATATTGTAAAGTTGATTAGATAGGTTTATCACTCCTCCCATTTTTGGGGAGTAATACGTCAAACCGAGTCAATTGTCTAAGATtcaaagcaaaaaagaaaggttTGGATGACCCAAGGATGCTCGATTGGGGCATTTAAAAGCAGGTTTTGAGCACGGGGAAAGGGCCCTAATCTACCTAATTTGGGCTTTCCTTAAGATGGGCTGGCCCATTTTCACGAACAGAATAAAGCGAACTAACGATACACGTTTAACTGTGTCCTTTCCAAATCTAGAGGTAAATGAAGTCACTTCTCGATTACTGTTCTTTTATGTAGCTACAAGTTTGCCAGCCTCTTTCGAAACAACACCCATTGTCCAAGAAAACACACCCGTGCCATAAAGGTAGGTAATTTGAGTTATGTtgtatatagttatttttatgtattttttatatattttactgatatgattagtcaaaacagttattttatattaaaaaaataatgtaatcaatcacattaatagagtgcGTAAAGCATACACTAAAGTGACTGTACATAGAGTTTTTGTGTCTCAAATCCGTTTGAAAGGGTTGGTGGTAAGAGAAAATTTCACCCTTGAACTAACATTTAGAGTTGAGAGTGCCTATTATCACCCAACACTAATATTAGAGTTCAGGTTTACCAATAGTCTGTACAAGAAATAGATTATTTATGCCTCAACCTAGGGCTCAATATGTGAGTCGGAGATTGTTAAGGTTATCCACATTAGTTGTGCTTGTGGCTCGTACCTagtttttagtttataaatgtGAAAGAAAGTTTCACCTTTTAAACTATCTTTTGGGATTGAGAAAGCCCGTGACCACCCAACATGGAATA
This is a stretch of genomic DNA from Carya illinoinensis cultivar Pawnee chromosome 15, C.illinoinensisPawnee_v1, whole genome shotgun sequence. It encodes these proteins:
- the LOC122297620 gene encoding transcription factor VIP1-like, which translates into the protein MNLQFTGKPPAVVDIEQMPETPHRGSYHRRAHSDTSFRFPNLDDLLLFDPTDLDLDLSSFPSPSPTASGAAMAVDSSDESGNPNQSNATAKPTVGQMGHHFRSLSVDSDFFDDLGLGGGKEAVGEKRVHHHRHSNSMDGSSTASFDADSGMEIMDGMKKSLGPDRLAELALIDPKRAKRILANRQSAARSKERKIRYTGELERKVQTLQSEATTLSAQVTLLQRDTTGLTAENKGLKLRLQAMEQQAHLRDALNEALREEVQQLKIAAGQLSAVNGNPYNRGLSSQYSSQQPALHHFASPQTQPHQQQQQQQQQQLHVMQSSSNNQTPNGQPRPSFLDYNQEG
- the LOC122297619 gene encoding serine decarboxylase, translating into MVDGSLENGGEVEILLEKFDPTAVVAEPLPPVVTSNDKANDREIVLGRNVHTTCLTVTEPDVDDEFTGDKDAYMASVLARYRKTLLERTKCHLGYPYNLDFDYGALAQLQHFSINNLGDPFIESNYGVHSRQFEVGVLDWFARLWEIERSEYWGYITNCGTEGNLHGILVGREVFPDGILYASQESHYSVFKAARMYRMECVKVGTLVSGEIDCADFKVKLLANKDKPAIINVNIGTTVKGAVDDLDLVIQTLEENGFNHDRFYIHCDGALFGLMMPFVKRAPKVTFKKPIGSVSVSGHKFVGCPMPCGVQITRLEHINALSRNVEYLASRDATIMGSRNGHAPIFLWYTLNKKGYKGFQKEVQKCLRNAHYLKGRLHAAGISAMLNELSSTVVFERPLDEEFVRRWQLACQGNIAHVVVMPNVTIEKLDDFLNELVEKRLSWYQDGEVKPPCIAADIGSEGCHCTLHK